One genomic window of Salvia miltiorrhiza cultivar Shanhuang (shh) chromosome 4, IMPLAD_Smil_shh, whole genome shotgun sequence includes the following:
- the LOC131023583 gene encoding uncharacterized protein LOC131023583: MSSTESDYDGEEQPVERGHRPSTSRREKYPTPNPPPRHVWLRPCMQGYAGRINHYVKDTTLKEVETCLTHYQRLEQFNQGPFGHLLQLKRQDSANAALHHLLARELYDEAFGPWEKWFHVGGHDIRFGAVEYCLVTGLCFGPSPQRFDPDVDHRVGKQSLWHRVLKGKKVEVKDLRKRFVSRSLGNSAQDYLKAANILVAYDLIFCRDYKYVHEWVWALVEEDQAWSDFPWGSYSFQILCHGMSVLKKHPNEITGNRKTYHFYGPIWALQIWSYEAIPRLGRACGMRDTRLQMPRLVNWTTWKSASDFTHFFDAHEAECHRTLEPVEEENDSFYLQTLRHPEPFSVRYHPGGKYAGLTEPVVPEPPPPVRPPPVQRSI; encoded by the exons ATGAGTTCAACGGAATCAGATTACGATGGGGAAGAACAGCCTGTAGAACGAGGCCATCGCCCGAGTACATCGAGGAGGGAAAAATACCCGACGCCGAATCCG CCTCCGAGGCATGTTTGGTTACGTCCGTGCATGCAAGGTTATGCCGGACGAATCAATCACTATGTAAAGGACACGACACTGAAGGAAGTGGAGACCTGTCTGACGCACTACCAGCGATTGGAACAATTTAATCAAGGTCCGTTTGGGCATTTACTTCAGTTGAAGAGGCAGGATAGTGCGAATGCCGCACTGCACCATCTTCTTGCACGGGAGTTGTATGACGAAGCATTCGGTCCGTGGGAGAAGTGGTTCCACGTTGGTGGACACGACATTCGATTCGGTGCAGTGGAGTATTGTCTGGTGACGGGGTTGTGTTTCGGGCCATCCCCGCAGCGTTTTGATCCTGATGTGGATCACCGTGTTGGGAAGCAGAGTCTATGGCACCGAGTTTTGAAAGGCAAGAAGGTGGAAGTGAAGGATCTGCGGAAGCGGTTCGTGAGCCGCAGTCTGGGCAACAGTGCCCAGGATTATTTGAAGGCGGCCAATATTCTCGTGGCGTATGATCTCATCTTCTGTCGGGATTATAAATACGTGCACGAGTGGGTGTGGGCACTGGTAGAGGAAGATCAGGCATGGTCCGACTTCCCGTGGGGCTCTTACTCATTCCAGATTTTGTGTCATGGGATGAGTGTGTTGAAGAAGCATCCCAACGAGATTACCGGTAATAGGAAGACGTACCACTTCTATGGGCCCATATGGGCATTACAGATTTGGTCGTACGAGGCCATTCCGAGGTTGGGCCGCGCGTGTGGGATGCGTGACACGAGGTTGCAGATGCCACGATTGGTGAACTGGACGACTTGGAAGTCGGCTTCTGACTTCACCCACTTTTTTGATGCTCATGag GCTGAGTGTCACCGGACACTCGAACCGGTCGAGGAGGAgaatgattcattttatttgcAGACCCTGAGGCATCCAGAGCCCTTTTCTGTACGATACCATCCCG
- the LOC131020393 gene encoding NAC domain-containing protein 100-like isoform X1 — MENNCGIMKRDELMELPPGFRFHPTDEELITHYLCRKVIDSSFSAIAIGEVDMNKVEPWELPWRAKLGEKEWYFFCVRDKKYPTGLRTNRATAAGYWKATGKDKEIFRGKILVGMKKTLVFYRGRAPKGEKSNWVCHEYRLEGKFSQDKAAKNDWVISRVFQKTSGGKKVHISGLVRMGSAAAALPPLMDPSPYHNGEPESGHVHCFSNTDPIKIQENFMNASFPIPPSSSDSFSPAFPWGNGVGFQYPASVPLQDPAILRQFLASYGHNMSYGFKNKKEIVSMSQETVLSTDNSSVVSNLETGKRPFQEQENAVEPQDLDCIWSY; from the exons atGGAAAACAATTGTGGAATTATGAAGAGGGATGAATTAATGGAACTTCCTCCCGGATTTCGATTTCACCCCACCGATGAAGAGCTGATCACTCATTATCTGTGCAGAAAGGTTATCGACAGCAGCTTTTCCGCCATAGCTATTGGTGAGGTGGATATGAACAAGGTTGAGCCCTGGGAATTGCCAT GGAGAGCGAAATTGGGGGAAAAGGAGTGGTATTTTTTCTGTGTTAGGGATAAGAAATACCCGACGGGGCTGAGGACGAACAGGGCCACCGCCGCCGGCTACTGGAAAGCCACCGGAAAAGACAAAGAGATTTTCCGCGGGAAAATCCTGGTCGGGATGAAGAAAACCCTCGTCTTCTACCGTGGAAGAGCTCCCAAGGGCGAGAAATCCAATTGGGTGTGCCATGAATACAGATTGGAAGGCAAATTCTCTCAGGATAAAGCAGCAAAG AACGATTGGGTGATCAGCAGGGTGTTTCAAAAGACCTCTGGAGGGAAAAAGGTCCACATATCCGGTCTCGTGAGGATGGGCTCCGCCGCAGCGGCGCTGCCCCCTCTCATGGACCCCTCCCCTTACCACAACGGCGAGCCGGAATCGGGCCACGTGCACTGCTTCTCCAACACCGATCCAATCAAAATCCAGGAAAACTTTATGAACGCCAGTTTTCCGATTCCGCCATCTTCCTCGGATTCTTTCTCCCCTGCATTTCCGTGGGGAAACGGAGTCGGATTCCAGTATCCGGCGTCGGTTCCCCTGCAGGATCCGGCCATTCTCAGGCAATTTCTCGCCAGCTACGGACACAACATGAGCTACGGATTCAAGAACAAGAAGGAAATTGTTAGCATGTCGCAGGAGACTGTGTTGAGCACTGACAACTCTTCTGTCGTGTCCAATCTCGAGACCGGAAAGAGGCCGTTTCAGGAGCAGGAGAATGCAGTTGAGCCCCAGGATTTAGACTGCATTTGGAGTTACTGA
- the LOC131020393 gene encoding NAC domain-containing protein 100-like isoform X2 yields MENNCGIMKRDELMELPPGFRFHPTDEELITHYLCRKVIDSSFSAIAIGEVDMNKVEPWELPWRAKLGEKEWYFFCVRDKKYPTGLRTNRATAAGYWKATGKDKEIFRGKILVGMKKTLVFYRGRAPKGEKSNWVCHEYRLEGKFSQDKAAKGVSKDLWREKGPHIRSREDGLRRSGAAPSHGPLPLPQRRAGIGPRALLLQHRSNQNPGKLYERQFSDSAIFLGFFLPCISVGKRSRIPVSGVGSPAGSGHSQAISRQLRTQHELRIQEQEGNC; encoded by the exons atGGAAAACAATTGTGGAATTATGAAGAGGGATGAATTAATGGAACTTCCTCCCGGATTTCGATTTCACCCCACCGATGAAGAGCTGATCACTCATTATCTGTGCAGAAAGGTTATCGACAGCAGCTTTTCCGCCATAGCTATTGGTGAGGTGGATATGAACAAGGTTGAGCCCTGGGAATTGCCAT GGAGAGCGAAATTGGGGGAAAAGGAGTGGTATTTTTTCTGTGTTAGGGATAAGAAATACCCGACGGGGCTGAGGACGAACAGGGCCACCGCCGCCGGCTACTGGAAAGCCACCGGAAAAGACAAAGAGATTTTCCGCGGGAAAATCCTGGTCGGGATGAAGAAAACCCTCGTCTTCTACCGTGGAAGAGCTCCCAAGGGCGAGAAATCCAATTGGGTGTGCCATGAATACAGATTGGAAGGCAAATTCTCTCAGGATAAAGCAGCAAAG GGTGTTTCAAAAGACCTCTGGAGGGAAAAAGGTCCACATATCCGGTCTCGTGAGGATGGGCTCCGCCGCAGCGGCGCTGCCCCCTCTCATGGACCCCTCCCCTTACCACAACGGCGAGCCGGAATCGGGCCACGTGCACTGCTTCTCCAACACCGATCCAATCAAAATCCAGGAAAACTTTATGAACGCCAGTTTTCCGATTCCGCCATCTTCCTCGGATTCTTTCTCCCCTGCATTTCCGTGGGGAAACGGAGTCGGATTCCAGTATCCGGCGTCGGTTCCCCTGCAGGATCCGGCCATTCTCAGGCAATTTCTCGCCAGCTACGGACACAACATGAGCTACGGATTCAAGAACAAGAAGGAAATTGTTAG